One part of the Arabidopsis thaliana chromosome 4, partial sequence genome encodes these proteins:
- a CDS encoding Protein kinase superfamily protein (Protein kinase superfamily protein; FUNCTIONS IN: protein kinase activity, ATP binding; INVOLVED IN: protein amino acid phosphorylation; LOCATED IN: cellular_component unknown; CONTAINS InterPro DOMAIN/s: Serine-threonine/tyrosine-protein kinase (InterPro:IPR001245), Protein kinase-like domain (InterPro:IPR011009); BEST Arabidopsis thaliana protein match is: receptor kinase 3 (TAIR:AT4G21380.1); Has 30201 Blast hits to 17322 proteins in 780 species: Archae - 12; Bacteria - 1396; Metazoa - 17338; Fungi - 3422; Plants - 5037; Viruses - 0; Other Eukaryotes - 2996 (source: NCBI BLink).), whose amino-acid sequence MSPEYAMEGIFSVKSDVFSFGVLVLEIVSGKRNRGFHNSGQDNNLLGYTWENWKEGKGLEIVDSIIVDSSSSMSLFQPHEVLRCIQIGLLCVQERAEDRPKMSSVIVPFCTR is encoded by the exons ATGTCTCCCGAATACGCAATGGAGGGGATATTCTCGGTAAAATCGGATGTTTTCAGCTTCGGGGTTTTGGTTCTTGAGATTGTCAGTGGAAAGAGGAACAGAGGATTCCACAACTCCGGCCAAGACAATAATCTTCTCGGCTAC ACGTGGGAGAATTGGAAAGAAGGAAAAGGGCTAGAGATCGTCGATTCGATAATTGTAGATTCCTCATCATCAATGTCATTGTTCCAACCACATGAAGTCTTAAGATGCATACAGATTGGTCTTTTATGTGTTCAAGAACGTGCAGAGGACAGACCAAAGATGTCGTCGGTGATTGTCCCGTTTTGTACTCGATGA
- the RK3 gene encoding receptor kinase 3 (receptor kinase 3 (RK3); FUNCTIONS IN: transmembrane receptor protein serine/threonine kinase activity, kinase activity; INVOLVED IN: protein amino acid phosphorylation, recognition of pollen; LOCATED IN: plasma membrane, vacuole; EXPRESSED IN: 15 plant structures; EXPRESSED DURING: 12 growth stages; CONTAINS InterPro DOMAIN/s: Curculin-like (mannose-binding) lectin (InterPro:IPR001480), Protein kinase, ATP binding site (InterPro:IPR017441), PAN-2 domain (InterPro:IPR013227), Apple-like (InterPro:IPR003609), S-locus receptor kinase, C-terminal (InterPro:IPR021820), Serine-threonine/tyrosine-protein kinase (InterPro:IPR001245), Protein kinase-like domain (InterPro:IPR011009), Serine/threonine-protein kinase, active site (InterPro:IPR008271), Protein kinase, catalytic domain (InterPro:IPR000719), S-locus glycoprotein (InterPro:IPR000858), S-locus, receptor kinase (InterPro:IPR022126); BEST Arabidopsis thaliana protein match is: receptor kinase 2 (TAIR:AT1G65800.1); Has 120297 Blast hits to 118488 proteins in 4631 species: Archae - 97; Bacteria - 13304; Metazoa - 44101; Fungi - 10092; Plants - 34714; Viruses - 410; Other Eukaryotes - 17579 (source: NCBI BLink).), whose protein sequence is MRGLPNFYHSYTFFFFFLLILFPAYSISANTLSASESLTISSNNTIVSPGNVFELGFFKPGLDSRWYLGIWYKAISKRTYVWVANRDTPLSSSIGTLKISDSNLVVLDQSDTPVWSTNLTGGDVRSPLVAELLDNGNFVLRDSKNSAPDGVLWQSFDFPTDTLLPEMKLGWDAKTGFNRFIRSWKSPDDPSSGDFSFKLETEGFPEIFLWNRESRMYRSGPWNGIRFSGVPEMQPFEYMVFNFTTSKEEVTYSFRITKSDVYSRLSISSSGLLQRFTWIETAQNWNQFWYAPKDQCDEYKECGVYGYCDSNTSPVCNCIKGFKPRNPQVWGLRDGSDGCVRKTLLSCGGGDGFVRLKKMKLPDTTTASVDRGIGVKECEQKCLRDCNCTAFANTDIRGSGSGCVTWTGELFDIRNYAKGGQDLYVRLAATDLEDKRNRSAKIIGSSIGVSVLLLLSFIIFFLWKRKQKRSILIETPIVDHQLRSRDLLMNEVVISSRRHISRENNTDDLELPLMEFEEVAMATNNFSNANKLGQGGFGIVYKGKLLDGQEMAVKRLSKTSVQGTDEFKNEVKLIARLQHINLVRLLACCVDAGEKMLIYEYLENLSLDSHLFDKSRNSKLNWQMRFDIINGIARGLLYLHQDSRFRIIHRDLKASNILLDKYMTPKISDFGMARIFGRDETEANTRKVVGTYGYMSPEYAMDGIFSMKSDVFSFGVLLLEIISSKRNKGFYNSDRDLNLLGCVWRNWKEGKGLEIIDPIITDSSSTFRQHEILRCIQIGLLCVQERAEDRPTMSLVILMLGSESTTIPQPKAPGYCLERSLLDTDSSSSKQRDDESWTVNQITVSVLDAR, encoded by the exons ATGAGAGGTTTACCAAATTTCTACCATTCTtacaccttcttcttcttcttcctcttaatTCTGTTCCCTGCTTACTCTATCTCTGCCAACACTTTGTCGGCTTCAGAATCTCTAACTATCTCAAGCAATAACACCATTGTGTCTCCTGGTAATGTCTTCGAGCTTGGTTTCTTCAAACCCGGTTTAGATTCTCGTTGGTATCTTGGAATTTGGTACAAGGCAATCTCTAAGAGAACCTACGTATGGGTTGCAAACAGAGACACTCCTCTCTCTAGTTCCATCGGAACTCTCAAAATCTCCGACAGTAATCTTGTCGTTTTGGATCAGTCCGATACACCGGTTTGGTCGACGAATCTGACCGGAGGAGATGTGAGATCTCCATTGGTGGCAGAGCTTCTTGATAATGGTAATTTTGTGCTCAGAGACTCCAAGAACAGCGCTCCAGATGGAGTTTTGTGGCAGAGTTTTGATTTTCCGACAGATACTTTACTTCCGGAGATGAAACTTGGCTGGGATGCCAAAACCGGGTTCAACAGATTCATTAGATCATGGAAATCTCCAGATGATCCATCAAGTGGAGATTTCTCGTTCAAACTCGAAACCGAAGGCTTCCCTGAGATTTTTCTATGGAACAGAGAATCACGAATGTACCGGAGTGGTCCATGGAATGGAATCCGGTTTAGTGGTGTACCGGAGATGCAACCATTTGAATACATGGTTTTCAATTTCACTACGAGTAAAGAAGAAGTGACTTACTCATTTAGAATCACTAAAAGCGACGTTTACTCGAGATTAAGCATAAGCTCCTCAGGATTGTTACAAAGATTCACTTGGATTGAGACAGCACAGAATTGGAACCAATTCTGGTACGCACCAAAAGACCAATGTGATGAGTACAAAGAGTGTGGTGTTTACGGTTATTGCGACTCGAACACTTCACCTGTTTGTAATTGTATTAAAGGGTTTAAGCCGAGGAATCCTCAAGTGTGGGGATTGAGAGACGGGTCGGATGGTTGCGTGAGGAAGACGCTACTGAGCTGTGGTGGCGGAGATGGGTTTGTGCggttgaagaaaatgaaattgcCGGATACTACCACGGCTAGTGTGGACAGAGGAATTGGTGTGAAAGAATGTGAACAGAAGTGTTTAAGAGATTGTAATTGCACGGCGTTTGCGAATACGGATATCCGGGGTAGCGGGTCGGGTTGTGTGACTTGGACCGGAGAGCTTTTTGATATCAGGAATTATGCCAAAGGTGGTCAAGATCTTTACGTTAGATTGGCTGCTACTGATCTCG AggacaaaagaaacagaagtgCAAAAATCATAGGTTCGAGTATTGGAGTGAGcgttttgcttcttttaagtttcattatcttcttcttgtggaaAAGGAAGCAGAAGCGATCAATACTAATCGAAACACCTATTG TTGATCATCAACTGAGAAGCCGAGATTTGCTAATGAACGAAGTTGTAATATCAAGTAGGAGACACATATCTAGAGAAAACAATACAGACGATCTCGAATTGCCATTGATGGAGTTTGAAGAAGTTGCCATGGCCacaaacaatttttctaaCGCCAACAAGCTAGGACAAGGTGGTTTTGGTATAGTTTATAAG GGAAAGTTACTTGATGGTCAAGAAATGGCAGTGAAGAGACTATCAAAGACATCAGTTCAGGGGACTGATGAGTTCAAGAATGAGGTAAAGTTGATTGCAAGGCTTCAGCACATAAACCTTGTTAGGCTTCTTGCATGTTGCGTCGATGCGGGTGAGAAGATGTTGATTTACGAGTACTTGGAAAATCTAAGCCTCGACTCTCATCTATTTG ACAAATCCCGAAACTCTAAGCTAAATTGGCAAATGAGATTTGATATCATCAATGGTATTGCTCGAGGACTTCTATATCTTCACCAAGATTCACGGTTTAGAATTATCCATAGAGACTTGAAAGCAAGTAACATCTTGCTTGATAAATATATGACTCCAAAGATCTCGGATTTCGGAATGGCTAGGATCTTTGGACGGGATGAGACAGAAGCTAATACGAGGAAGGTGGTTGGAACCTA CGGTTATATGTCTCCTGAATATGCAATGGACGGGATATTCTCGATGAAGTCAgatgttttcagttttgggGTCTTGCTTCTTGAGATTATAAGTAGCAAGAGGAACAAAGGATTCTACAATTCGGACCGTGACCTTAACCTTCTCGGTTGT GTGTGGAGGAATTGGAAAGAAGGAAAAGGGCTAGAGATCATAGATCCAATCATCACagattcttcatcaacatTCAGGCAACATGAAATCTTAAGATGCATACAAATTGGCCTCTTGTGTGTTCAAGAACGTGCAGAGGACAGACCAACTATGTCCTTGGTAATTTTGATGCTCGGAAGCGAATCAACAACTATTCCTCAACCTAAAGCGCCCGGTTATTGCCTGGAGAGAAGTCTTCTTGACACTGATTCTTCGTCGAGTAAACAGCGCGACGATGAATCATGGACAGTGAACCAAATTACTGTCTCGGTCCTTGATGCTCGGTAA
- the RK3 gene encoding receptor kinase 3, which translates to MRGLPNFYHSYTFFFFFLLILFPAYSISANTLSASESLTISSNNTIVSPGNVFELGFFKPGLDSRWYLGIWYKAISKRTYVWVANRDTPLSSSIGTLKISDSNLVVLDQSDTPVWSTNLTGGDVRSPLVAELLDNGNFVLRDSKNSAPDGVLWQSFDFPTDTLLPEMKLGWDAKTGFNRFIRSWKSPDDPSSGDFSFKLETEGFPEIFLWNRESRMYRSGPWNGIRFSGVPEMQPFEYMVFNFTTSKEEVTYSFRITKSDVYSRLSISSSGLLQRFTWIETAQNWNQFWYAPKDQCDEYKECGVYGYCDSNTSPVCNCIKGFKPRNPQVWGLRDGSDGCVRKTLLSCGGGDGFVRLKKMKLPDTTTASVDRGIGVKECEQKCLRDCNCTAFANTDIRGSGSGCVTWTGELFDIRNYAKGGQDLYVRLAATDLEDKRNRSAKIIGSSIGVSVLLLLSFIIFFLWKRKQKRSILIETPIVDHQLRSRDLLMNEVVISSRRHISRENNTDDLELPLMEFEEVAMATNNFSNANKLGQGGFGIVYKGKLLDGQEMAVKRLSKTSVQGTDEFKNEVKLIARLQHINLVRLLACCVDAGEKMLIYEYLENLSLDSHLFG; encoded by the exons ATGAGAGGTTTACCAAATTTCTACCATTCTtacaccttcttcttcttcttcctcttaatTCTGTTCCCTGCTTACTCTATCTCTGCCAACACTTTGTCGGCTTCAGAATCTCTAACTATCTCAAGCAATAACACCATTGTGTCTCCTGGTAATGTCTTCGAGCTTGGTTTCTTCAAACCCGGTTTAGATTCTCGTTGGTATCTTGGAATTTGGTACAAGGCAATCTCTAAGAGAACCTACGTATGGGTTGCAAACAGAGACACTCCTCTCTCTAGTTCCATCGGAACTCTCAAAATCTCCGACAGTAATCTTGTCGTTTTGGATCAGTCCGATACACCGGTTTGGTCGACGAATCTGACCGGAGGAGATGTGAGATCTCCATTGGTGGCAGAGCTTCTTGATAATGGTAATTTTGTGCTCAGAGACTCCAAGAACAGCGCTCCAGATGGAGTTTTGTGGCAGAGTTTTGATTTTCCGACAGATACTTTACTTCCGGAGATGAAACTTGGCTGGGATGCCAAAACCGGGTTCAACAGATTCATTAGATCATGGAAATCTCCAGATGATCCATCAAGTGGAGATTTCTCGTTCAAACTCGAAACCGAAGGCTTCCCTGAGATTTTTCTATGGAACAGAGAATCACGAATGTACCGGAGTGGTCCATGGAATGGAATCCGGTTTAGTGGTGTACCGGAGATGCAACCATTTGAATACATGGTTTTCAATTTCACTACGAGTAAAGAAGAAGTGACTTACTCATTTAGAATCACTAAAAGCGACGTTTACTCGAGATTAAGCATAAGCTCCTCAGGATTGTTACAAAGATTCACTTGGATTGAGACAGCACAGAATTGGAACCAATTCTGGTACGCACCAAAAGACCAATGTGATGAGTACAAAGAGTGTGGTGTTTACGGTTATTGCGACTCGAACACTTCACCTGTTTGTAATTGTATTAAAGGGTTTAAGCCGAGGAATCCTCAAGTGTGGGGATTGAGAGACGGGTCGGATGGTTGCGTGAGGAAGACGCTACTGAGCTGTGGTGGCGGAGATGGGTTTGTGCggttgaagaaaatgaaattgcCGGATACTACCACGGCTAGTGTGGACAGAGGAATTGGTGTGAAAGAATGTGAACAGAAGTGTTTAAGAGATTGTAATTGCACGGCGTTTGCGAATACGGATATCCGGGGTAGCGGGTCGGGTTGTGTGACTTGGACCGGAGAGCTTTTTGATATCAGGAATTATGCCAAAGGTGGTCAAGATCTTTACGTTAGATTGGCTGCTACTGATCTCG AggacaaaagaaacagaagtgCAAAAATCATAGGTTCGAGTATTGGAGTGAGcgttttgcttcttttaagtttcattatcttcttcttgtggaaAAGGAAGCAGAAGCGATCAATACTAATCGAAACACCTATTG TTGATCATCAACTGAGAAGCCGAGATTTGCTAATGAACGAAGTTGTAATATCAAGTAGGAGACACATATCTAGAGAAAACAATACAGACGATCTCGAATTGCCATTGATGGAGTTTGAAGAAGTTGCCATGGCCacaaacaatttttctaaCGCCAACAAGCTAGGACAAGGTGGTTTTGGTATAGTTTATAAG GGAAAGTTACTTGATGGTCAAGAAATGGCAGTGAAGAGACTATCAAAGACATCAGTTCAGGGGACTGATGAGTTCAAGAATGAGGTAAAGTTGATTGCAAGGCTTCAGCACATAAACCTTGTTAGGCTTCTTGCATGTTGCGTCGATGCGGGTGAGAAGATGTTGATTTACGAGTACTTGGAAAATCTAAGCCTCGACTCTCATCTATTTGGTTAG